A genomic segment from Lutibacter sp. A80 encodes:
- a CDS encoding hybrid sensor histidine kinase/response regulator transcription factor has product MLRKYLIKFILLFSTIVLYSQTNSVNFHKLDIHGVLFNKRVNTLFVDSFGYLWIGSNSGLYKYDGHNITEYQYDAFTPHSLPNNNINSIFEDDYNNLWIGSESYLICFNRKENKFKGYLKNKTSIVKNKTKSGDIWVKLENYGLLKVETNKDVNSIELDSEFSTQIIKNIYKIEKQNLSLIEDNFGRNWLGTEEGILKLNEKGEITPTTFNKKVLNMELLGNNQIIVLTPSDIYILGYNKSDSKLEVLENYTNLLTNFDPNTTLSTIAINTKSDELWIGTTSGLIKGNRKNNKYEFSHYLNESNSDNLLNNTITSTIFDTYGNLWIGSFKGVNKYLGRTPLFEFHELSTNNNLTNCLDNQKSNKLLVGLNNGLFTFNKTTKTALKINNTIETASVVTKNFEKTELIIADNNNIYNSKNYNPNQPKNFELIKVKTYQNPIKDIVPINKNEMWVGIWGEGVDIINSENTLSEFKKKIIEELKGNHTSTILLTTGNQLFIGTRGEGLYIIDLIKENYKHYLPTLANGLTSNAILSLYEDKSGKIWIGTRGGGINVYDIESKKFKNFRKTTTNNPKVVTAIEEDFNGNIWMSTQDGIAMLNLTTERFMSFGVEDGINENQFVFNSSTSDEQKKILYFGCADGFYSVYPDQLIPQNIVPNTVITNFSTLGEVYENNSANALSPVNNINIYAKEPIVLPYNQNNIYVNFSSLDLTAPNKNLYAYKLDGLNDYWVYTDASNRSANYNDLAPGTYTFKAKSSNSDGIWNETPSEITFTIKPPIWKSNWAIFGYILISILIIYINIILIKRWYLLKKNLVKETISREKDNEHNRMKMIFFTDISHELRTPLSLILGTIEKVVKEKKFTLSPLTSQRIYNNTLRMNRLINQIMDIRKFDEGKFKLKISKNDIVRDINTIKNAFNDFAKIYSIKYEFITEDKEIKAWYDVDLLEKILFNLLSNAFKFTKEHGEITVKLEQIKPKNLKINTHILEGKFIKCSVRDNGVGIPKNDLENIFNRYYQATQSQRNQIPGTGIGMELVSKLIERHHGTITVESEENVFTEFTFYLPIAKNKYNKNERLETGTPLKRNFIKNNEFQIIEEVSSKFKENEIKKEKSKKPKILIVEDNDDLRQMIKSELSPTFNVVEASNGQIGYEVALKEKPELIISDILMPIQDGVSMLKQIKKNDELSNIPIFMLTAKNSNETKIDCLSLGANDYIEKPFSLEFLQWKIKNTLTTRQELKEKYSKLITTAPTDIQIDSNDEKFIKKLIKIIEENMSSNILNVEFLASEIGMSRANLYRKVQVILNDTPVNFIKTIKLKRAAQLLKKNKIYISEIAYMTGFNNQKYFSKCFSKEYGISPTEYIKKHAKEE; this is encoded by the coding sequence ATGCTAAGAAAATACTTAATAAAATTCATCTTACTATTTAGTACTATTGTACTATACTCACAAACTAACTCTGTAAATTTCCATAAGTTAGACATTCATGGAGTGCTTTTTAACAAAAGAGTTAATACCTTATTTGTAGATAGTTTTGGATATTTATGGATTGGAAGTAATTCTGGATTATATAAATACGACGGGCATAATATTACCGAATATCAATATGATGCTTTCACCCCACATTCGCTTCCTAATAATAATATCAATTCCATTTTTGAAGATGACTATAACAACTTATGGATAGGTAGTGAAAGTTACCTTATTTGCTTCAATAGAAAAGAAAATAAGTTTAAAGGATACTTAAAAAACAAGACTTCAATTGTAAAAAATAAAACAAAGTCTGGAGATATATGGGTAAAGTTAGAAAACTATGGATTATTAAAAGTTGAAACGAATAAAGATGTTAACAGCATAGAATTAGATTCTGAATTTAGCACCCAAATAATTAAAAATATTTATAAGATTGAAAAACAAAACCTATCATTAATTGAAGATAATTTTGGAAGAAATTGGCTTGGGACAGAAGAAGGTATTTTAAAACTAAATGAAAAAGGAGAAATTACACCAACAACATTTAATAAAAAGGTTTTAAACATGGAACTTTTAGGTAATAATCAAATTATTGTCTTAACTCCAAGTGATATCTATATTTTAGGATATAACAAATCTGACAGTAAATTAGAGGTACTTGAAAATTACACTAATTTATTAACCAATTTTGATCCAAACACAACTTTAAGCACAATTGCAATTAACACTAAAAGTGATGAATTATGGATAGGTACAACATCTGGATTAATAAAAGGTAATAGAAAAAATAATAAATACGAATTTTCTCATTATTTAAACGAATCTAACTCAGACAATTTATTAAACAACACCATTACTTCAACAATATTTGACACTTACGGAAATCTGTGGATTGGTTCTTTTAAAGGTGTTAATAAATATTTAGGAAGAACTCCTCTTTTTGAATTTCATGAACTCTCTACAAACAATAACTTAACCAATTGTTTAGACAATCAAAAATCAAACAAATTATTAGTTGGTTTAAATAATGGATTATTTACTTTTAATAAAACAACTAAAACTGCTTTAAAAATTAATAACACCATAGAAACAGCTTCTGTTGTAACAAAAAACTTCGAAAAAACAGAGCTTATTATTGCTGACAATAATAATATTTATAATTCAAAAAATTACAACCCTAACCAACCCAAAAACTTTGAATTAATAAAAGTTAAAACCTATCAAAATCCAATAAAAGACATTGTACCCATAAACAAAAATGAAATGTGGGTAGGTATTTGGGGAGAAGGTGTAGATATAATAAACAGTGAAAACACACTATCGGAGTTCAAAAAAAAGATTATAGAAGAATTAAAAGGCAATCATACCTCAACAATTTTATTAACTACAGGTAATCAATTATTTATAGGAACAAGAGGTGAAGGTTTATACATCATAGATTTAATAAAAGAAAACTACAAACACTATTTACCAACACTTGCTAATGGTTTAACCTCAAATGCTATTTTAAGCCTTTACGAAGATAAAAGTGGAAAAATATGGATAGGAACAAGAGGTGGTGGTATAAATGTATATGACATAGAATCGAAAAAATTCAAAAATTTCAGAAAAACAACCACTAACAATCCAAAAGTAGTTACTGCCATAGAAGAAGACTTTAATGGCAATATTTGGATGAGTACACAAGACGGTATTGCTATGCTAAATTTAACAACTGAAAGGTTTATGTCTTTTGGTGTAGAAGATGGTATAAATGAAAATCAGTTTGTTTTTAATTCTAGTACTTCAGATGAGCAAAAAAAGATTTTATATTTTGGTTGTGCCGACGGTTTTTATAGCGTGTATCCAGATCAACTAATTCCTCAAAACATAGTACCTAATACAGTTATAACCAATTTTTCTACACTTGGAGAAGTATATGAAAACAATTCAGCTAATGCTTTAAGTCCTGTAAATAATATTAACATTTACGCTAAAGAACCTATTGTTTTACCTTACAATCAAAATAACATATATGTTAACTTTTCATCTTTAGATCTTACAGCACCTAATAAGAACCTGTACGCCTATAAACTAGACGGTTTAAATGATTATTGGGTTTATACAGATGCTTCTAATAGAAGCGCTAACTATAACGACTTAGCGCCTGGAACTTACACCTTTAAAGCTAAAAGTTCCAATAGCGATGGAATATGGAATGAAACACCTTCTGAAATAACCTTTACAATAAAACCTCCTATTTGGAAAAGCAATTGGGCTATTTTTGGCTACATTTTAATTTCAATTTTAATAATTTACATCAATATTATTTTAATTAAAAGATGGTATTTATTAAAGAAAAATTTGGTAAAAGAAACAATTAGTCGAGAAAAAGATAATGAACACAATAGGATGAAAATGATTTTCTTCACTGATATTTCTCACGAATTAAGAACTCCTTTATCTCTAATACTGGGAACCATTGAAAAAGTTGTAAAAGAAAAGAAATTTACTTTAAGTCCTTTAACAAGTCAACGTATTTATAATAATACACTAAGAATGAATCGACTTATTAACCAAATAATGGATATAAGAAAGTTTGATGAAGGTAAATTTAAATTGAAAATTTCTAAAAATGATATTGTAAGAGATATAAATACCATTAAAAATGCTTTTAATGATTTTGCTAAAATTTACAGTATAAAATATGAATTTATAACAGAAGACAAAGAAATTAAAGCTTGGTATGACGTTGATCTTTTAGAAAAAATATTATTTAACCTATTATCAAATGCCTTTAAATTCACAAAAGAACATGGTGAAATTACCGTTAAATTAGAACAAATTAAACCTAAAAATTTAAAAATCAACACTCATATTTTAGAAGGCAAATTCATTAAATGTAGTGTAAGAGACAACGGAGTAGGAATTCCAAAAAATGATTTAGAAAATATATTTAATCGCTACTACCAAGCAACACAATCTCAAAGAAACCAAATTCCAGGAACTGGTATTGGAATGGAACTTGTTTCTAAATTAATAGAAAGACACCATGGTACTATTACCGTAGAAAGTGAAGAAAATGTATTTACAGAATTTACTTTTTACCTTCCAATAGCTAAAAACAAATACAATAAAAACGAACGATTAGAAACCGGAACCCCACTAAAAAGAAATTTTATTAAAAACAATGAATTTCAAATAATTGAAGAAGTTTCCTCTAAGTTTAAAGAGAATGAAATAAAAAAAGAAAAATCTAAAAAGCCTAAAATTCTTATAGTTGAAGACAATGATGATTTAAGACAAATGATTAAATCTGAGTTAAGCCCTACATTTAATGTAGTTGAAGCTTCAAATGGTCAAATAGGATACGAAGTAGCTTTAAAAGAAAAACCTGAGCTTATAATTAGTGATATTTTAATGCCAATACAAGATGGAGTGTCAATGCTTAAACAAATTAAGAAAAATGATGAACTCAGCAATATTCCAATATTTATGTTGACAGCGAAAAACTCAAATGAAACTAAAATTGATTGTTTAAGTTTAGGGGCCAATGATTATATTGAAAAACCTTTTAGCCTTGAGTTTTTACAATGGAAAATAAAAAATACACTTACAACAAGACAAGAGCTTAAAGAAAAATATAGTAAACTAATAACTACAGCTCCTACTGATATTCAAATAGATTCTAATGATGAAAAATTTATTAAAAAACTCATCAAAATAATTGAAGAAAATATGAGTAGTAACATATTAAATGTAGAGTTTTTAGCTTCTGAAATAGGTATGAGTAGAGCTAATCTTTACAGAAAAGTTCAGGTTATTTTAAATGATACACCCGTAAACTTTATAAAAACTATTAAATTAAAAAGAGCTGCACAATTATTAAAGAAAAATAAAATTTACATTTCTGAAATTGCCTATATGACAGGCTTTAATAATCAAAAATATTTTAGCAAATGTTTTAGCAAAGAGTATGGTATAAGTCCAACAGAGTACATAAAAAAACATGCTAAAGAGGAATAA
- a CDS encoding pseudouridine synthase, which translates to MNSNKNSSRGRQQGKKKPQSTFTRKFDNKKKFSKARVTPSKAPSKQTTSNAEVDGIRLNKYIANSGVCSRREADVFIAAGSAMVNGKVITEMGYKVKLSDEVRFDGSLISPEKKRYVLLNKPKNFITTMEDDRGRKTVMELVGNASKERIYPVGRLDRNTTGLLLFTNDGELAKKLTHPKHNIQKIYHASLDKKLTNADLNKIAEGFILDEKRVIVDEVSYILNQPKSEVGVKIHSGRNRIVRRIFEHFNYKVVKLDRVIFAGLTKKDLPRGHWRHLTEMEVNNLKML; encoded by the coding sequence ATGAATTCAAATAAAAACTCGTCGCGAGGACGACAACAAGGAAAAAAGAAACCTCAAAGTACTTTTACAAGAAAGTTTGATAATAAAAAGAAATTTTCAAAAGCAAGAGTTACTCCTTCAAAAGCTCCATCAAAACAAACTACAAGTAATGCCGAAGTTGATGGTATACGTTTAAATAAATATATTGCTAATTCTGGTGTTTGCTCTAGAAGAGAAGCCGATGTTTTTATTGCTGCAGGTAGTGCAATGGTAAATGGAAAAGTAATAACGGAAATGGGTTATAAAGTTAAATTAAGCGATGAAGTTCGGTTTGATGGATCTTTAATTAGCCCTGAAAAAAAACGCTATGTACTATTAAATAAACCGAAAAATTTTATTACCACAATGGAAGATGATAGGGGTAGAAAAACGGTTATGGAATTGGTAGGAAATGCATCAAAAGAACGAATTTACCCAGTAGGAAGATTGGATAGAAATACTACAGGGCTTTTATTGTTTACCAATGACGGTGAGTTGGCTAAAAAATTAACACACCCAAAACATAATATTCAAAAAATCTACCATGCTTCGTTAGATAAAAAATTAACCAATGCAGATTTAAACAAAATTGCTGAAGGTTTTATTTTAGATGAAAAAAGAGTAATTGTTGATGAAGTTTCTTATATTTTAAATCAGCCAAAAAGTGAGGTTGGAGTTAAAATCCATTCAGGAAGAAATAGAATTGTCCGTAGAATTTTTGAACATTTTAATTATAAAGTAGTAAAACTAGATAGAGTTATTTTTGCTGGTTTAACAAAAAAAGATCTACCAAGAGGGCATTGGAGGCATTTAACAGAAATGGAAGTTAATAACTTAAAAATGCTTTAA
- a CDS encoding geranylgeranylglycerol-phosphate geranylgeranyltransferase, whose translation MDLLEISKNNTKKNAPFYIKMLSLFSVVRGYNILLIVIAQYLASIFIFAPEKTLKNILLDINLYFIVLATVCVIAAGYIINNFYDFETDKINKPLKTKIDAIVDQKIKLPIYFVLNFLGFVFGLLVSWRAALFFSVYIFAIWFYSHKLKKYPLTGLFAPAVLSLLPFFAVFVYYKNFSEIIFTHAAFLFFILLVRELVKDLERLKGDFVKNYQTIAVKYGEYFTKLLISLLVLLTLNPIYFLLKYPEIGGMRYYFYASIFTLIIFLLFLWFSKSKRNYVLLHWLLKLLIFAGVFSLALIDTSVLIERILPN comes from the coding sequence ATGGATTTACTCGAAATTTCTAAAAATAACACTAAAAAGAACGCTCCATTTTATATTAAAATGTTGAGCTTATTTTCTGTGGTTAGAGGTTATAATATTTTATTAATTGTTATTGCACAATATTTAGCCTCCATTTTTATATTTGCACCAGAAAAAACACTCAAAAATATACTGTTAGATATTAATTTGTATTTTATAGTGTTGGCTACAGTATGTGTTATTGCTGCAGGATATATTATCAATAATTTTTATGATTTTGAAACCGATAAAATAAATAAGCCTTTAAAAACTAAGATAGATGCTATTGTAGATCAAAAGATTAAACTGCCTATCTATTTTGTACTTAATTTTTTAGGTTTTGTTTTTGGATTGTTAGTCTCTTGGAGAGCAGCATTGTTTTTTTCAGTATATATTTTTGCAATTTGGTTCTATTCACATAAGCTTAAAAAATACCCGTTAACTGGTTTGTTTGCTCCTGCAGTATTATCGTTATTGCCCTTTTTTGCAGTTTTTGTGTACTATAAAAATTTTTCTGAAATCATTTTTACGCATGCAGCATTTTTATTCTTTATTTTATTAGTTAGAGAACTAGTAAAAGATTTAGAACGGTTAAAAGGAGATTTTGTAAAAAATTACCAAACTATTGCGGTTAAATACGGAGAATATTTTACAAAATTATTAATATCGCTTTTGGTCTTGTTAACTTTAAATCCAATTTATTTTTTATTGAAATACCCAGAAATTGGAGGTATGCGGTATTACTTTTATGCTAGTATTTTTACATTAATAATTTTTTTATTGTTTTTGTGGTTTAGCAAAAGTAAAAGAAACTATGTATTACTTCACTGGTTATTAAAACTACTTATTTTTGCAGGTGTTTTTAGTCTGGCTTTAATAGATACTTCAGTTTTAATTGAGCGTATTTTACCTAATTAA
- a CDS encoding mevalonate kinase, with protein MKGPLFYAKILLFGEYGIIKDSKGLAIPYNSYQGALKKSEKFTAKTKSSNKNLLKFYKYLANLDTKLVHFNLDEFRQDIEQGMYFDSSIPQGYGVGSSGALVASIYDKYADDKITVLENLTRDKLLKLKDIFSLMESFFHGKSSGLDPLNSYLSLPILINSKDNLEATGIPSQKEGKGAVFLLDSEIIGETEPMVNIFMNKMKNEGFRKMIDEDFAKCTDACINDFLHGNIKSLFGNVKNLSKIVLDNFKPMIPKRFHTIWQKGIESNDYYLKLCGSGGGGYILGFTEDFSKTKTILKDYKLELVYRF; from the coding sequence ATGAAAGGACCACTTTTTTACGCAAAAATTTTACTTTTTGGAGAGTATGGAATTATTAAAGATTCCAAAGGTTTGGCTATTCCATATAATAGTTATCAAGGCGCCTTAAAAAAGTCGGAAAAATTTACAGCTAAAACTAAAAGTTCTAATAAAAATCTTTTAAAGTTTTATAAGTACTTAGCTAATTTAGATACTAAATTAGTGCATTTTAATTTAGATGAATTTAGGCAAGATATTGAACAGGGAATGTACTTTGATTCTAGTATTCCTCAGGGTTATGGAGTGGGAAGTTCAGGAGCTTTAGTAGCATCTATATACGATAAATATGCAGATGATAAAATTACGGTTTTAGAAAATTTAACTAGAGATAAATTATTAAAGTTAAAAGATATATTTTCTCTAATGGAATCTTTTTTTCACGGTAAAAGTTCAGGTTTAGACCCTTTAAATTCTTATTTAAGTTTACCAATTTTAATAAATTCAAAAGATAATTTAGAGGCTACAGGTATTCCATCTCAAAAAGAGGGGAAAGGTGCCGTGTTTTTATTAGATTCTGAAATTATTGGAGAAACAGAACCTATGGTTAACATTTTTATGAATAAAATGAAAAACGAAGGTTTTAGAAAAATGATTGATGAAGATTTTGCAAAATGTACCGATGCCTGCATCAACGATTTTTTACATGGAAATATAAAATCGCTATTTGGAAATGTTAAAAACTTGTCTAAAATAGTACTTGATAATTTTAAACCAATGATTCCTAAACGTTTTCATACCATTTGGCAAAAAGGAATTGAATCTAACGATTATTATTTGAAACTTTGTGGTTCAGGTGGTGGTGGTTATATTTTAGGCTTTACTGAAGATTTTAGTAAAACTAAAACTATTTTAAAAGATTATAAGCTAGAACTAGTTTATAGGTTTTAA
- a CDS encoding diphosphomevalonate/mevalonate 3,5-bisphosphate decarboxylase family protein has translation MNLIEEKFILQNNNFDKNIEGSFTWRTPSNIALVKYWGKQEPQIPENASISFTLDACFTLTTLEYKLKEHEESGFNFEVFFEGEKKDEFKPKIETFFKRIEHYVPFLKEYEFVIKSRNSFPHSSGIASSASGMSALALCVMSIEKKLNPEITSDYFYKKASFLARLGSGSACRSIEGALIVWGNHSEIVGSSNLFGVKFPYKIHENFKNYHDTILLVDEGEKQVSSTVGHKLMHKHPFAKQRFLQANENISKIAEVLKNGNLKEFIAIVESEALSLHAMMMTSKPYFLLMKPNTLKIINKIWEFRAATNSNICFTLDAGANVHVLFPENEKEIVNNFIISELIQYCQEKHYICDRIGLGAKEL, from the coding sequence ATGAATTTGATTGAAGAAAAATTTATTTTACAAAATAATAATTTTGATAAAAATATAGAAGGAAGCTTTACTTGGAGAACACCAAGTAATATTGCTTTGGTAAAATATTGGGGAAAGCAAGAGCCTCAAATTCCAGAAAATGCATCTATAAGTTTTACCTTAGATGCCTGTTTTACCTTAACTACTTTAGAGTATAAACTTAAAGAGCATGAGGAAAGTGGGTTTAATTTTGAAGTTTTTTTTGAAGGTGAAAAAAAAGATGAATTTAAACCAAAAATTGAAACCTTTTTTAAACGGATAGAACACTATGTTCCTTTTTTGAAGGAATATGAATTTGTAATTAAATCTAGAAATTCTTTTCCGCACAGTAGTGGAATTGCTTCTTCTGCAAGTGGTATGAGTGCTTTAGCGTTATGCGTTATGAGTATTGAGAAAAAGTTAAATCCAGAAATTACAAGCGATTATTTTTATAAAAAAGCGTCTTTTTTGGCACGCTTAGGGTCTGGAAGTGCTTGTAGAAGTATTGAAGGAGCGCTAATTGTTTGGGGAAATCATTCAGAAATAGTAGGTAGTTCAAATTTATTTGGTGTTAAATTTCCTTATAAAATACATGAAAATTTTAAAAATTACCACGATACTATTTTGTTGGTTGATGAAGGTGAAAAGCAAGTTTCAAGTACAGTTGGACATAAACTAATGCACAAGCACCCGTTTGCAAAACAACGTTTTTTACAAGCAAATGAAAATATTTCAAAAATAGCTGAAGTACTTAAAAATGGAAATTTAAAAGAATTTATTGCTATTGTAGAAAGTGAAGCTTTAAGTTTACATGCAATGATGATGACTAGCAAGCCTTATTTTCTTTTAATGAAACCAAATACCTTAAAAATAATTAATAAAATTTGGGAATTTAGAGCAGCAACAAATAGTAATATTTGTTTTACGTTAGATGCTGGTGCAAATGTTCATGTTTTGTTTCCAGAAAATGAAAAAGAAATCGTTAACAATTTTATAATAAGTGAGTTAATTCAATATTGTCAAGAAAAGCATTATATTTGCGATAGAATTGGGTTAGGTGCAAAAGAATTGTAA
- a CDS encoding LytTR family DNA-binding domain-containing protein, whose product MSKIINCLIVDDEPIARDILENHLQKVATVKVVATCKNAVEAFNQINSNQIDLIFLDINMPEISGLSFAKSINKNIKVIFTTAYREYAVDGFNLQAVDYLLKPISFERILQAVNKYLGEHTSEIIENSSEITPKTTEFIFVRADRKMVKINFSEINYIESLSDYIKFHLKNKIIVTRETISNIEAKLPQKDFLRIHRSYIVSISKIDSFTNEFIEIHNKALPISRSYKKAILYKLEHL is encoded by the coding sequence ATGAGTAAAATTATAAATTGTTTAATTGTTGATGATGAGCCAATTGCACGCGATATTTTAGAAAATCATTTACAAAAAGTAGCTACCGTAAAAGTTGTTGCAACCTGTAAAAATGCAGTTGAAGCTTTTAACCAAATTAATTCAAACCAAATAGATTTAATTTTTTTAGACATTAATATGCCTGAAATTTCAGGACTTTCGTTTGCAAAATCAATCAATAAAAACATAAAAGTAATTTTTACTACAGCTTATAGAGAATATGCTGTAGACGGTTTTAATTTACAAGCTGTAGATTATTTATTAAAACCAATTTCGTTTGAACGCATATTGCAAGCTGTAAATAAATATTTGGGTGAACATACTTCAGAAATTATTGAAAATTCTTCTGAAATAACTCCAAAAACAACTGAATTTATCTTTGTACGTGCCGATAGAAAAATGGTGAAAATTAACTTTTCTGAAATTAACTATATTGAAAGTTTAAGCGATTATATCAAGTTTCATTTAAAAAATAAAATAATTGTAACCCGAGAAACCATCTCAAATATTGAGGCAAAATTACCTCAAAAAGACTTTTTAAGAATCCATAGATCTTATATTGTTTCAATCTCAAAAATTGATTCTTTTACTAATGAGTTTATTGAAATACATAATAAAGCCTTACCAATAAGTAGAAGTTATAAAAAAGCTATTTTGTATAAATTAGAACATTTGTAG
- a CDS encoding sensor histidine kinase, translating to MKRKKTILKYLLTFCGHLLFWIVIYNFYAYFLGYGSSNTEYVKLFSIFLMPVTILISYFLIYYLIPNYLLTKKYMYFILYSIYTFIISVYVIILSIMYGLIYSEGYKEVDTAAPLTKTLPFIVLGVYFVVLIIVSFSLIMHNYNSIVSNENLNNKILQTQLQIKDQELRFLKMQIHPHFLFNSLNTIYGFALNKSDEAPEMILKLSNLLDYILYQIEKPHVLLIDEINHLLDYVALEKMRFHDTLKVETKIEVVNNTIQIAPMLLIPFVENAFKHGNIINGSLNVIIKIKCVANNLFFEIENTSIAEKNSNSGIGLDNITKRLEMLYPNSYILEALQTESSFKVKLTINNLNKFKNE from the coding sequence ATGAAAAGAAAGAAAACTATTTTAAAATACCTTTTAACCTTTTGTGGTCATCTACTATTTTGGATAGTTATTTATAATTTTTATGCTTATTTTTTAGGTTATGGAAGTTCTAATACTGAATATGTAAAATTGTTTTCAATATTTTTAATGCCAGTAACCATTCTTATTAGTTACTTTTTAATTTATTATTTAATACCTAATTATCTACTCACTAAAAAATACATGTATTTTATTTTATACAGTATTTATACGTTTATAATCTCGGTGTATGTTATTATTTTATCCATTATGTATGGATTAATTTATTCTGAAGGTTATAAAGAAGTTGATACAGCAGCACCCTTAACCAAAACGTTACCATTTATAGTTTTAGGTGTTTACTTTGTGGTTTTAATTATTGTTTCGTTTAGCTTAATAATGCATAATTACAACTCAATAGTTAGCAATGAAAACTTAAATAATAAAATACTACAAACACAATTACAGATAAAGGATCAAGAATTACGATTTTTAAAAATGCAAATTCATCCTCATTTTTTGTTTAACTCTTTAAATACTATTTATGGTTTTGCTTTAAATAAAAGTGATGAAGCACCTGAAATGATTTTAAAACTTTCGAATTTATTAGATTATATTTTATATCAAATAGAAAAACCACATGTATTATTAATAGATGAAATTAATCATTTATTAGATTATGTGGCGTTAGAGAAAATGCGTTTTCATGATACACTTAAAGTTGAAACTAAAATTGAAGTTGTAAACAATACTATTCAAATAGCGCCCATGTTATTAATTCCGTTTGTTGAAAATGCGTTTAAACATGGAAATATTATAAACGGAAGTTTAAATGTTATAATTAAAATAAAATGTGTAGCTAATAATTTGTTTTTTGAAATTGAAAACACTTCAATAGCTGAGAAAAATAGTAATAGTGGAATTGGGTTGGATAATATTACTAAGCGATTAGAAATGTTGTATCCCAATTCTTATATATTAGAAGCTTTGCAAACTGAAAGTAGTTTTAAGGTGAAATTAACTATAAATAATTTAAATAAATTTAAAAATGAGTAA
- a CDS encoding MotA/TolQ/ExbB proton channel family protein, whose product MLFIPQSIIPLNGNPFFARLNEGGPLFMYTTLSILIIIIALLIRAFLKPTTRDKTVTLVSSISLFVLVWGFLGQMLGLIGAFDAIEAAGDISPAILAGGLKIAILSPLFGMVVFLIARIGIIILTLLKR is encoded by the coding sequence ATGTTATTTATTCCTCAAAGTATAATCCCTTTAAATGGAAATCCTTTTTTTGCAAGATTAAATGAAGGTGGACCACTATTTATGTACACTACTCTTAGTATATTAATAATAATTATTGCACTATTAATAAGAGCTTTTTTAAAACCAACAACACGTGATAAAACAGTTACTTTAGTTAGTTCAATTAGTTTATTTGTGTTAGTATGGGGATTTTTAGGTCAAATGTTAGGACTTATTGGAGCTTTTGATGCTATTGAAGCTGCAGGAGACATATCACCAGCAATTTTAGCTGGAGGTCTTAAAATAGCGATACTTTCTCCTTTATTTGGAATGGTTGTGTTCTTAATTGCTAGAATTGGAATTATTATTTTAACATTATTAAAAAGATAA
- a CDS encoding thiamine diphosphokinase: MKKAFILLNGSQPLALPELTEYDIICAIDGAYNYFESNNITPDLVTGDFDSIESIPTSIEVIKTPNQEFTDFEKALQILKHREFTHIDVYGGSGKEHDHFLGNISTALQWKIGLSISFFDNFGKYFFIENSILLTNVIGKNISLIPFPTASGIETKGLMYPLKNESLTFGERIGTRNKAIEDSVFIAFEKGELLVYISNN; this comes from the coding sequence ATGAAAAAAGCATTTATATTACTAAACGGTTCACAACCTTTAGCGTTACCAGAACTTACTGAATACGACATAATTTGCGCTATAGATGGTGCATATAATTACTTTGAATCCAACAATATAACGCCTGATTTAGTTACAGGAGATTTTGATTCTATTGAAAGCATTCCTACTTCTATTGAGGTTATAAAAACACCAAATCAAGAATTTACCGATTTTGAAAAAGCCTTGCAAATTCTTAAACATCGTGAGTTTACGCATATTGATGTTTACGGAGGTAGCGGTAAAGAACACGATCATTTTTTAGGTAATATAAGTACCGCACTACAATGGAAAATAGGCTTATCAATTTCTTTTTTCGATAATTTTGGAAAATATTTTTTTATTGAAAATAGTATCTTATTAACCAACGTTATTGGAAAAAACATTTCACTAATTCCTTTTCCAACTGCATCTGGCATAGAAACTAAAGGACTTATGTATCCTTTAAAAAACGAATCTTTAACTTTTGGCGAACGTATTGGAACACGCAATAAAGCCATTGAAGACAGTGTTTTTATTGCTTTTGAAAAAGGTGAATTACTAGTTTATATTAGCAATAATTAA